Proteins encoded within one genomic window of Vespula vulgaris chromosome 16, iyVesVulg1.1, whole genome shotgun sequence:
- the LOC127069824 gene encoding inositol hexakisphosphate and diphosphoinositol-pentakisphosphate kinase 2 isoform X24, whose translation MSYTELEHGYQGLRSASRPIFYVGDINSVQSNLIGPVASSIYRSSKRAELSEGCGNDDACMGGTELEGEGKQVLVGICAMAKKSQSKPMKEILTRLEEFEYIKIVVFPEEVILKESVEDWPIVDCLISFHSKGFPLDKAINYADLRNPFIINNLPMQYDIQDRRRVYAILESEGIEIPRYAVLDRDSADPKQPISDHELVESEDHVEVNGVIFNKPFVEKPVSAEDHNIYIYYPTSAGGGSQRLFRKIGSRSSVYSPESRVRKTGSYIYEDFMPTDGTDVKVYTVGPDYAHAEARKSPALDGKVERDSEGKEIRYPVILSNAEKLISRKVCLAFKQTVCGFDLLRANGQSFVCDVNGFSFVKNSNKYYDDCAKILGNMILRELAPTLHIPWSVPFQLDDPPIVPTTFGKMMELRCVVAVIRHGDRTPKQKMKVEVRHPKFFEIFAKYDGYKHGHVKLKRPKQLQEILDTARSLLAEIQHRAAGPELEEKQGKLEQLKSVLEMYGHFSGINRKVQMKYQPRGRPRGSSSDDGNNHNRLGEPSLVLILKWGGELTPAGRIQAEELGRIFRCMYPGGQGRHLSEEDTEMLPNHGEYAGAQGLGLLRLHSTFRHDLKIYASDEGRVQMTAAAFAKGLLALEGELTPILVQMVKSANTNGLLDNDCDSSKYQNMVKTRLHELLQQDREFTREDREQINPGNALSINAAMDFVKNPVRCCQHVHALIQKLMDIVRIKKDDPKTKDAILYHGETWELMGRRWGKIEKDFCTKNKRFDISKIPDIYDCIKYDLQHNNHTLQFDHAEELYIYAKYLADIVIPQEYGLTVQEKLTIGQGICTPLLKKIRADLQRNIEESGEETVNRLNPRYSHGVSSPGRHVRTRLYFTSESHVHSLLTVLRYGGLLDVVKDEQWRRAMEYVSMVSELNYMSQIVVMLYEDPTKDPSSEERFHVELHFSPGVNCCVQKNLPPGPGFRPHSRNESSHNMGESGGSGQDSVSQCSTRIEEEDTELSILEDEIINPPVQAETSPTVGHDVVDSTLDSPTTSRGIDMMDLDPNMMDEPYDSGFLQSSAPIPIRHVMRINARTVAGHEAARLGSQLAASQRQRREREASVMVEPRARSYDHQHQEKAEKAADKLQYQSLDAVNKEEHSNYYKNTLNVPVYLGQPIALPHSVSSPELPIPLVQTSTPFSPPLITVHDIPLASPINYNSKKNTSAPSPPKDLLASDLDSYHLSSVNQEQLKNKKTYGGFHTEIILPNIKVDGESNDFDPMSESLSMVNSSSLSLSSHNNLCPIGTTISTVNVANPVENTNNSKRSRSLSPCPTRCLCYNCNVSELILQSRDLPPLERSNFRTYFVRSLSHKFFNCSCYTLANIWQNLSPNLSQCSSCCDIVSSTDSLAQNRGQFLNPSCSLVHLASHSNHKIYKKHYLIPISPEKQISGSQSPIESPSKCNCIFSQRHYLRRDSHGTDLSMLNEAKSASTEEPISHVLRRSNSCPNIITRFNLELVVSHSDPHSYLGNDSSSISSCPQNRRRYSCSDTKKQNVSQHLTDNGILHGHVHSNNSHYHESSHCKSNNHQPKCPRAPFSQLQPQRSFSSPDTRPSIIQPDPTCTARRHRHSISGQMSYFKLLGYNVSKKLTGSTNSLFSTAVISGSSSAPNLKDMIPPHAMIPPHVAAIEGFGGVPPIRPLETLHNALSLRQLDSFLEMMTSAPLFRTPASSPPKYPSPGGSVNPNLNVGGISREYQSSDLEAVRYCKKLNKVPLYITPTPIQYKSCGDGDTCDIRNQPSPTSPNSTGWSSEPQSFLSSEPSSPAPTSTGECSMSISLISNDGSRESRRSG comes from the exons GCCGAACTGTCAGAAGGGTGTGGTAATGATGATGCGTGTATGGGGGGTACTGAACTTGAAGGAGAAGGGAAACAAGTTCTGGTTGGAATATGTGCAATGGCTAAAAAATCGCAGAGTAAAccgatgaaagaaattttaacacGACTTGAagaatttgaatatattaagATTGTTGTATTCCCAGAAGAAgttattttaaaa GAATCAGTAGAAGATTGGCCTATAGTTGATTGTTTAATAAGTTTTCATAGCAAAGGATTTCCTCTTGATAAAGCTATTAATTATGCTGATCTTCGAAATcctttcataattaataatcttccAATGCAATATGACATTcaa gaTCGTAGAAGAGTCTATGCTATACTAGAAAGTGAGGGTATAGAAATTCCACGGTATGCTGTATTAGATAGGGATTCTGCTGATCCAAAAC AACCCATTTCAGATCACGAGTTAGTTGAATCCGAGGATCATGTTGAAGTCAATGGGGTTATTTTTAACAAACCATTCGTGGAGAAGCCTGTATCTGCTGAAGAtcataacatttatatttattacccAACATCTGCTGGTGGAGGTAGTCAAAGATTATTTagaaaa aTAGGAAGCCGTAGTAGTGTATACTCTCCAGAATCTCGAGTTCGGAAAACAGGCTCTTATATTTATGAAGATTTTATGCCCACTGATGGTACAGATGTAAAAGTATATACTGTAGGTCCTGATTATGCACATGCAGAAGCTAGAAAAAGTCCAGCATTAGATGGTAAAGTTGAAAGAGATTCAGAAGGCAAAGAAATTCGTTATCCTGTTATATTGAGTAAtgctgaaaaattaataagtagAAAAGTTTGTTTGGCCTTTAAACAAACAGTTTGTGGTTTCGATTTATTAAG AGCAAATGGACAGTCATTTGTTTGTGATGTTAATGGATTTAGCTTCGTAAAAAATtccaataaatattatgatgATTGTgcgaagatattgggaaatatgATATTAAGAGAATTAGCACCAACTTTACATATTCCATGGAGTGTACCATTTCAGTTAGATGATCCACCTATAGTACCAACTACGTTTGGCAAAat GATGGAACTACGTTGCGTTGTGGCGGTCATAAGGCATGGTGATAGAACACCAAAGCAGAAGATGAAAGTAGAAGTTCGTCATCCTAA GTTTTTCGAGATATTTGCAAAATATGATGGTTACAAACATGGTCATGTAAAATTGAAGCGACCGAAACAATTACAAGAAATATTAGATACCGCACGTAGTTTGTTAGCAGAAATACAGCATCGTGCAGCAGGTCCTGaattagaagaaaagcaaGGGAAATTAGAACAGTTAAAAAGTGTACTAGAAAT GTATGGTCATTTTTCTGGTATAAATCGTAAAGTACAAATGAAGTATCAACCACGTGGGAGACCGAGGGGAAGTTCTTCCGACGATGGTAACAATCATA atcGACTGGGAGAACCATCTCTTGTTCTAATACTTAAATGGGGCGGCGAATTAACACCAGCTGGACGTATTCAAGCCGAAGAATTAGGAAGAATATTTCGTTGCATGTATCCTGGTGGTCAAGGTAGACACCTTAGTG aGGAAGACACAGAGATGTTACCAAATCACG GTGAATATGCTGGAGCTCAAGGACTAGGTTTACTTCGTCTTCATTCTACATTTCGTCATGATTTAAAGATATATGCAAGTGATGAAGGAAGAGTTCAAATGACTGCAGCTGCTTTTGCAAAGGGATTACTTGCATTAGAGGGTGAACTTACGCCAATTTTGGTGCAAATGGTTAAAAGTGCGAACACAAATGGACTTCTTGATAACGATTGTGATAGCAgcaaatatcaaaatat GGTTAAAACTCGTTTACACGAATTATTACAACAAGACAGAGAATTTACTCGTGAAGATCGAGAACAAATTAATCCAGGAAACGCATTAAGTATCAATGCAGCCAtggattttgttaaaaatccTGTTAGATGTTGTCAACATGTTCATGCACTGATTCAAAAACTTATGGATATCGTACGCATAAAAAAGGATGATCCAAAGACAAAAG acgCAATACTTTATCACGGAGAAACGTGGGAATTAATGGGACGTCGCTggggaaaaatagaaaaagatttttgtacgaagaacaaaagatttgatatatcaaaaattcCAGATATTTACGATTGCATTAAATATGACTTGCAGCATAATAATCATACCTTACAATTTGATCATGcagaagaattatatatttatgcgaAATATCTTGCAGATATTGTTATACCTCAg gaaTATGGATTAACTGTACAAGAAAAGCTTACAATAGGTCAAGGTATTTGTACGcctcttttaaaaaaaataagagcaGATTTACAGAGAAATATTGAAGAGTCTGGAGAAGAAACAGTTAATAGATTAAATCCAAG ATATTCCCATGGTGTTTCAAGTCCTGGTCGACACGTACGTACGAGACTATATTTTACAAGTGAAAGTCACGTACACTCTTTGCTTACCGTCTTGCGTTATGGTGGCTTGCTTGAT GTAGTAAAAGATGAACAATGGAGAAGAGCCATGGAGTATGTCAGTATGGTTTCTGAATTAAATTACATGTCACAAATTGTAGTTATGTTATATGAAGATCCAACTAAAGACCCTAGTTCAGAAGAACGATTTCACGTTGAACTACATTTTAGTCCTGGTGTTAATTGTTGCGTTCAAAAAAATTTACCACCTGGACCAGGATTTAGACCACATTCTCGTAACGAAAGTAGTCACAACATG GGAGAAAGTGGTGGTTCTGGACAAGATAGCGTGTCACAATGCAGTACACGtatagaagaggaagatacTGAATTAAGCATTCTAGAGGATGAGATAATAAATCCACCAGTACAAGCT gaAACTTCTCCTACTGTGGGACATGATGTCGTAGATTCAACGTTAGATAGTCCTACAACTAGTAGAGGTATCGATATGATGGATTTGGATCCTAATATGATGGACGAACCATATGATAGTGGATTTTTACAAAGTTCCGCACCTATTCCGATTAGGCATGTAATGCGTATCAA TGCAAGAACAGTCGCTGGTCACGAAGCCGCAAGACTTGGTAGTCAATTAGCAGCTAGTCAAAGACAGAGACGTGAAAGAGAAGCAAGTGTTATGGTGGAACCACGTGCTCGTAGCTATGATCATCAACATCAAGAAAAGGCTGAAAAGG CTGCGGACAAGCTGCAGTATCAGAGCTTGGACGCGGTCAACAAAGAAG aacattCAAATTACTATAAAAACACTTTGAATGTGCCTGTGTACCTGGGACAGCCTATAGCTTTACCACACTCAGTTAGCTCACCAGAATTACCTATTCCTTTGGTTCAAACTTCCACCCCATTTTCACCTCCTTTGATAACCGTACATGATATTCCTTTAGCTTCACCTATCaattataattcaaaaaaaaatacaagtgcACCATCTCCACCGAAAGATCTATTAGCGTCAGACCTCGATAGTTATCATCTCTCTTCTGTGAATCAGGAACAattgaaaaacaagaaaacataTGGAGGTTTCCATACAGAGATAATTCTACCTAATATTAAAGTGGATGGTGAGTCAAATGATTTTGATCCTATGTCAGAATCTCTGTCAATGgttaattcttcttctttatcactTTCTTCTCACAATAATTTATGTCCCATAGGAACAACAATTTCGACTGTCAATGTTGCAAATCCGGTTGAAAATACTAACAATTCTAAACGATCACGATCTTTATCACCTTGTCCTACGAGATGTCTTTGTTATAATTGTAACGTTTCTGAGTTGATTTTACAGAGCAGAGATCTTCCTCCTTTAGAACGTTCTAACTTTAGGACCTATTTTGTACGATCTCTTTCGCATAAATTCTTTAATTGTTCCTGTTATACGTTGGCTAATATATGGCAAAACTTATCGCCAAATCTTTCTCAATGTTCTTCTTGTTGCGACATAGTTTCTTCGACCGATAGCCTTGCACAAAATCGTGGTCAATTCCTAAATCCTTCGTGTTCTTTAGTCCATCTTGCATCTCATtctaatcataaaatatataaaaagcatTATTTAATTCCCATTTCACCAGAGAAACAAATATCTGGTTCGCAGTCTCCCATTGAATCACCATCCAAGTGTAATTGCATTTTTTCACAAAGACACTATCTAAGAAGAGATAGTCACGGCACGGATTTATCAATGTTGAATGAAGCGAAAAGTGCATCGACAGAGGAACCTATTTCTCATGTATTGAGAAGATCAAACTCATGtccaaatataataacaagatTTAATTTAGAACTTGTAGTATCTCATTCTGATCCTCATAGTTACCTTGGCAATGATAGTTCTTCCATATCCTCTTGTCCTCAGAATCGCAGGCGATATTCTTGTTCTgatacaaaaaaacaaaatgtctCACAGCACTTGACAGACAATGGTATTCTGCATGGTCATGTTCACAGTAACAATAGTCACTACCATGAATCCTCTCATTGCAAATCAAATAACCATCAGCCTAAGTGTCCACGTGCACCATTTTCCCAACTCCAGCCTCAACGATCCTTCTCATCCCCAGACACACGACCTTCGATCATTCAACCTGACCCTACCTGCACAGCAAGGCGCCACCGTCACAGTATCTCCGGACAGATGAGTTATTTCAAGCTGCTGGGATATAACGTTAGCAAGAAGTTGACCGGCTCAACAAACAGTCTCTTCAGTACTGCAGTAATCAGTGGATCTTCCAGTGCTCCGAATCTTAAAGATATGATTCCACCGCATGCTATGATTCCACCACATGTTGCtg CGATAGAAGGTTTTGGCGGCGTTCCTCCGATAAGACCATTGGAAACCCTTCATAATGCATTGTCTTTGCGTCAACTGGATTCATTTCTTGAAATGATGACAAGTGCACCTTTGTTTCGAACTCCTGCTTCTTCACCTCCAAAATATCCATCACCTGGGGGCTCAGTCAATCCAAATCTTAACGTAGGAGGCATTAGTCGCGAGTACCAATCTTCCGACTTGGAAGCCGTCAGGTACtgtaagaaattaaataaagtacCCTT GTATATAACACCAACTCCAATTCAATACAAATCTTGTGGCGATGGAGACACGTGTGACATCAGAAATCAGCCATCACCCACAAGTCCAAATA GTACAGGATGGAGTAGCGAACCACAATCATTTCTATCTTCCGAACCATCATCCCCTGCACCAACATCGACAGGAGAATGCAGTATGTCTATCAGTTTAATTAGTAATGATGG ATCAAGAGAATCACGAAGGTCGGGGTAG